The window CAGGCCGTCATTGCCGAAGGGTCCAAGGTCATGGACCCGTCCGCCTTCGCCAAACGGGTGAATGAGCTGATCGTTTCTACCTCGTCGGTCGCCTAAACAGAAGCAACAGAGCGAGTTCCGGCATTCAACGAGCCAGTCCGAGCCTACACCGGCAATGAGGTTTTAGTCGCGTTATTGCCGGTGCGATACTCCACCTTGCCCTCAAAATCGGTTTGAGGGCGAATGATGACCATCTCAATTGCTCTTTCAAATTGCTAAGCAGATCCAGGTCATGGCTTTAAGGCGGTCAGGCGTGAGAAGAATGACTACCCACGACCTTGAAATGACAATTTCTTGCGGGATAAGATAAAGAGAGGGAAAGCCCTACAATCGGAATAGAAGTTCTTCGCCAAATCTCAATCAGAGTCGTTCCAGTCGGATGCTTCGCACCGGGCGTTAGGATTCGATCTCTGACAGAACAGTCCAGTCGAGTAGTGTCCGATTTTTCCTGACTTTTCGCCCGCGCGGTCCGAAAAATGGTCTACATTCCCATCAGTTCACGAGGCACCGGCCTCCTGCTTTAGGCGGGGGATAATTCACTATGACGAGCATCTTGTTGTCGGTCGTGTTCGTAAGTGCGGTTTCCGTCGTCGCGATGGTCATGCTGCATATGATCGCCAGCCGAGTCGGCGTACTGCAGCCTGCCACAGTCGATCCGTTCCAAGTTCCCGGCACCTCGGATCCCACTGCGGATACGATGGTCACGAACTCCGAACTGATCAAAACGGTGATTGTGCAAAGCAGTGACTGGAAGGCCACGACTTTGCACAACCTGAGCCAGGTCGAAGACCTGCTCGACTCACTGGAAATGCACGGGATTGCGGACCGCGAAGTCGTCGCCCTTGGAAACTCAACGTTCATCGTTCGCTGGAAGTAAGCAAAAAGCCCACACTTTAAGAAACACACAAGCGGCCGTGGCGGTGAAAATAACACCGCCGCGGCCGCTGTTCTTTTTCCCGAGCAGTATCCTTCTCAATCGCGCCCGCCCGTTCGCGCATCCCGCCCACCTCAGCCCTTGATCACGCCGATCGGCCGCATCCGCGCGACTTTCCGCGACAGATTCGCCTCGTGGACGACGTCCACCACGTCGTCCACGTTCTTGTACGCCCGGGGCTGTTCTTCCGCGAGTCCCAGCCGGCTCGACGCCATCGCGATGACGCCCCGGGATTCGAGTTCCTTGTCGATGCGCCGGCCGGCCGCGTCTTTCACGGCGGCGGTCCGGCTCATCGCGCGGCCGGCCCCGTGGCAGGTGGTGCCGAAGGTCTTTTCCATGCTCCCCGGTGCGCCCACCAGTACCCAACTCGCCCGACCCATGTCGCCCGGGATGATGACGGGTTGACCGACCGCCCGGAACGCGGCCGGCACTTCCGGGTGCCCGGCCGGGAACGCACGGGTCGCCCCCTTGCGGTGGACCCAGACCTTCTTTTTCTTCCCGTCGACCGTGTGCTCTTCGAGTTTGGCGATGTTGTGAGCCACGTCGTACAGGAGTTCCATCCCCAGGTCTTCCCACGACCGCCCGAACACGTCGGCGAACACCTCGCGGGCCTGGTGCATGAGCAACTGCCGGTTGGTGAACCCGAAGTTGGCGGCGGCCCGCATGGCCGCGATGTACTTCCGCCCTTCCGCCGAGTCGACCGGCGCGCACGCGAGCTGACGGTCCGGGAGGTTGATCCCGTACTTGCCGGGCACGTTCCGGAACGCGGCGAGCGCGTCGTCGCACACCTGATACCCGAGCCCGCGCGACCCCGAATGGATCATGACGCAGACCTGGTTCAGTTCGAGCCCGAAGACGGCCGCCACGTCCGCGTCGAGGACCGCGTCCACGACCTGGACTTCCAGGAAGTGGTTCCCGCTGCCGAGCGTCCCGCACTGTTCGGCCCCGCGCTTGACGGCGTGGTCGGAGACCTCGTCCGGGTCGCCGCCGTCGATGCGGCCGTCGGCTTCCGTGTGGGCGAGATCCCGGGGCACGCCCAGGTCGCGGTCGACGACGAACCGCGGACCCTCGCCCATGAGCCGGCGGGTTTCCTTCGGGTCGAACTTGTACTTGCCGCTCTTCCCGACCCCGCTCGGGATCGCGTGGAAGAGCGACTTGACGAGTTCGCGCACGTGCGGCTTCACGTCGTCCAGAAACAAGTTCGTTTTCAGGAGGCGGACGCCGCAGTTGATGTCGTACCCGACGCCGCCGGGGGAGATCACGCCGCCGTCCGCTGGGTCGGTCGCGCAAACGCCGCCGATGCAGAAGCCGTACCCCCAGTGGATGTCCGGCATGGCCAGACTCGCCCCCTGGATGCCGGGCAACGTGGCGACGTTCGCGACCTGGTCCGGCGCCTGGTCGTTGCGAATCGCCTCGATCAGTTTCTCGTTCGCGAAGATCAACCCGTCCACGCGCATGTCCGCCCGATACGACTTCGGGATGCGGTAGCAGCAGGAACTGACCTTTTCGAGCGGGCCGGTAAACGAACCCTTACCCATAACTCACCCTAAGAGTCAAAGACCGGAGCAAAGAATGGCCGCAAAAAAGCACAAAAATTTGGAGTGCGGCGCTTTACCTACCGCTGTCACTATTGACAAATGGATTGTTCGTGATCCTTGCCGCAATTGCTGATAATACAAGCGGATGCGTCGAGAGTGTGGCGACTGGATTGGCATACGGTTTCGATCTGTCGGATGGGGCTTCGGCCCGTTCCGATCACCCATCCCTTCTGGATTCTGCTGAGATTTCCGCCGGTTAGGCGGTCCTGGGCTTTGTCAATAGTGACAGCGGTAGGCGCTTTACCGCCGCTTTGCTTTTAAAAACCAAAGCGGCGGTAAAGCGCCGCACTCCAAATTTGCGCAAATCCGCGGCGAAAATTTCTTCAAATGTCCACGATGACTTCGGCCAACCACCCGTCCGGCGTCTGCTCGACTTTCAGTTCGTGGTACGTGATCGCCTTCACCTCGTGGCTGAGTACGTGCCGCGCCGGATCGAGTGGTTCGCCCCGAACAGTCGCCGTAAGGCCGTCGTCGCGCACGCGAACCTCGAACCTGGAGAACAGCAGGTGTCCGGAGTCGAACCGGTATAGCAGTTCGCGCAGGAAATCGAACAGCAAGTATTCCCGATCCGTGCCGGTCAATTCGACCGTCTGCTCGACCGCCGGCTGGACGGACGACGCCTCCTCCACGATCGCGGAAAAGAGGCATTCGGCCATTTCCGCGAACAGGGTATCCAGGTCCGTGGCGTGGGCACGAAGTCCCAGATCGGCGGTGTGTTCAAAGAGTTCGTGCATGCCGCCCATCATAGCCCGCGGGACGCCATCCTGTGGTGAAACGACACCGATTCGCCGTTGCGGGTTCAGAGGCAAGTACGAGGTGATGGAACCGGCAAAAACAGTGACGTGCTGACTCGCGAAACCGACGGCGGGAAATGAACCGGCGTTGAGCGGGCGGACGGGCAAACGCCGCGTCCGCCCCGCGCGGAACTGGATCTGTCGGACTACGCGGCCTGGCTCAGAGCGACCGGTGGGTTTTCGGGTGCGGGCGTGATCGTGATGCGGACGAAGGGGCCGTCCGGTGTACTGGTCAGACGCACGGGGAGGTCGTAACGGAGACCGCGGTGCGTAAACGGCATGACGCCGACCTGGGAGACTTCTTCGGCGCGGAGCGGCAGTCCGGCGACGACGCGGATGCGCGTGCAGATCGGTATCAGCCAGCGACTGTGAACGGGATCGTGTTCGGTCCGCTCGCCGCGCCGGTTGAACCAGACGCGCACGAAGTCGGCGGACGGCTCCAGGTCGACCGCTTCGGCCCCGGTGTTGATCGCTTCGGTGATCAGCAGGTTGAGGAATCGCACGCCGGGCGCGGCCGCGTCGATCGGGTCGGCCGGTGACGGAGCCAGCGCGAGCGGGTACGCCGCCCGAGCCGGACTCTCGAACGTCAGGGGGGGGAAGTCGTCGAACTCGAGGGCGCCGTAATTCCGTTCGACGGCCGATCGGATCGTTCTCTCCGGGGCACAAAACGGCACGATGTCGCGGTTCAAAACCAAGGTTAACATTTGCGTGGCCTCCTGGGTGTTCATCTCGGAGAGTGCGACGACGAGCGCTCGACCGACCAACGCGAGGGGCAGCACGTTGCGGTACAAGGCCAGAGAGTGCGGCACCAAATCCAGGAGAGAGCGGGGGACTAGCACCGACTCGACTTTGACGCGCATGCTGCGCGGCGGCATCAGTTGCAACATCGCTTCCGGGTACGCGACGAACATTTCCGCCCGGAAGGTGAGCCGCGCCCGGACTAACGAGCCGACCCGTTCCAGATCCTGGGTCATCTTGGGGCGGCGGGGGTCGTCGGCCGGTGCCGCGGCGAGTTCGTCGGCGAGGCGAATGTATCTCGCCCATGCGAGATTGGGAGAGGCACCACTTTCCTCTAACCAATCCGCGAACACGAGCCGGGGGACCGGGTCGGGCGGATTAGCGAGGATGCGGCGCATGAACGCATCCGCGGTCGGGTCGCTGTGGGGCATCGGGCAAATCCCAGGTGTCACAACTCGATTCGCGCCTCGGCGCCTTGCGGTGCGCCGGTTCGTTCTCCTAACGGGGGTCGTGCGCGTCGGAAATGCCGCGCAACTGACGCTGTTTATTTTACCCATTCTGCGCGATTTGAATACACATCAACCAAAGTTTCATCAAACTCGCACGGATTACTTGCCTGGGCAAGCGGCGTAGGGTGCGTAGATTTAGCAAAATTTACGCCGCTTCATCAAACCGTCGGAGTTTCGGCGCAAAGTCTTGTGCCGGAATGTCGGTGGCGCGAAAAAGGAAAGGTACGGGGACGGAGTTGCCCGGTCCCGGCGTTTCGTCAATGGGAGGAGCTGGAGAGATGGGAACCCCGGCATCTTGCTCCGGGTCGAGCGGCACGGACCAACGGTTGTTGAGTTCGTCCAGTTCGTTCTGATCCGGGAAGTCGGACCCGTAGGGGATGTGCGTGTTCATGATCCGTCTCCGTTCCTGGAGGAGTCCGGGAAGATTGATACTCCAAGAAATGAAATAACGCGATACGCGAGAAACGCAAGACAATTTTCCGACACAAAAACGAAGGGCAGACTCCTAACTTCAATCTGACTGGGTAAAAACGCCGGCCGCGCGGCCCGGGGCCATCGAATAAAAGCGACGAGCAATCGTCCGGAAGAATCTCGCTCGCTCTGCCCGGCACGGCGCCTTCGCCGCTCAACATCACCACCGCATGACGGCCGTTCCCCACGCGAGACCGGCCCCGAACCCGCTGAGGACAGCGAGCTGGCTTTCCCGTAAACGTCCCTCCGCGAGTGCCTCGTCCAGGGCGATGGGGATCGAACCGGCCGACGTGTTTCCGTACTTTTCCAGGTTGTTGAACACCTTCGACCGCGGAATGTGCAGCACGTCGATGGCCGCGTTGATGATCCGGATGTTCGCCTGGTGCGCGACGTACAGATCGATGTCACCCGGGGTTAGTTTCGCGGCCCCGAGGGTGTCCTGGATCGTGTCGCAGAGGATGTCGACGGCCCAGCGAAAGACGGCCCGGCCGTCCATGAACATGAAGTGTTTGCCTTGGGCGAGGTGCTCCGGCGCCGGTGGGAGTCGGCTGCCGCCGGCCTCGCGCTGGAGCAACGGCCCGCCCGACCCGTCGGCCCCCATGCTGTACGCGAGAATGCCCTGGTCCGGGCGGCCGCGCTCGATGATGACGGCCCCGGCCCCGTCGCCGAATAGCGGGTAGGTCTTGATGTCGTCGGGATTGAGAACCCGGCTGTTCGTGTCCCCACCAATGACGAGGGCGCGGTCGCTCGCGCCGCTGACAACGTAAGCAGCGGCCGTAATCAGGGCGTACATGAACCCCGCACAGGCGGCTTCGACCTCGATTGCCGGGCCGACCAACCCGAGCCGGTGTTGAACCAGACAGGCGGTGGATGGAAACGACATGTCGGGCGTGAACGTACCCAGGACGAGCAGGTCGCAGTCCTTGGCCGTCAGACCCGTTTTCGCGAAGCAGTCGTTCGCCGCCTCGACGCACAGGTCGGACGTCGCCTGATGAGGCAGCGCGTGCCGCCGTTCGAGAATCCCGGTCCGCTTAACGATCCAGTCGGAATCGAACCCGAGGCGGGCGTGGAGGTGATCGTTGCTAACGACGGCATCGGGAACATATTTCCCGGACCCGATCACCCGGACCCCCATCAGGGACCGGCACTTCGGCCGCGGCAAAGGACGTTCGCTGGTCATCGGAGCAGTATTCTCGGTCGGTCTGGGGGCCGGGGTGCCGCGGTCAGGCGGCCGCGGCAGGATGAGTATTATAAGAAGACGCCCCCGGAATTCCGGGGGGCGGAAACGAGAAATGCCATCTTATCCGGCACCCGCCGATCTACTCGGCCCGTGCTTCGGCGCCGCTTTCCAGAAAAGCCAGCTGCGCATCGACAACCAGAGCTGTCGCGTCGACCCGCAGTAAGCCGTTGGTCGGCGTGAGGTGGACCCCGCCGGTGAGAAAGCGCGCACGAAACGCCCGTTCAAAATGCTCGGCGGATTCTTCGGTGAACTGCAACCCGCGGGCGAACGCCAGCCCGTCGACCGCGGCCGCTCGGTACTTATTGAAGCGCGCGAGGTCGGGAACCTGACGGGTCAATTTGGCCGCCGCTACGAGGGCCGCCGCGCACGTCGCACTCTCGACCCCGGGCTCGAGGCTCGCCTGGGCCGGCGCTTGCCCGGCTTTAAACCCACCCGCCCAGGCCGCCACCCGCGCGTCGGCTCGGGTGTGCTGACAGGCACACAGCCAGTCGGCCATTTCAAACGCGGCGTCACGGGACGCCGCGTCTTTGCCATTCGCGAAGTAAAACTCGACGCAGCCATGGATTAACGTGGCCGCGAGTGCGGCCGTCGGCTGGGCTCGGAAGGTGGACCGGTAGTAGACGGTGGCCCGCATCGCTGCGTCCCGTTTCCACGCCTCCGGCTTCGCGCGATGACTCACCGCAATGGCTCGCAGCGCGAGTCCGGGGTACGTACACGCACCTTCCGGATCAGTCTTTCCGGGGTCGTCGGTCGGGGTATCGGTGTGGTTGATCGCCCCGTTCGGGCAGCACTGTTTGCGGAGGAACGCGCACAGCGATTCGGCTTCCGCGTGGAGTTTTGCGTCCGGGATCTGGTACGCGGCCAGGGCCAGGACCGCGGCCAACCCGACGCGGTTACACCGATCGGACGGGGCTTCCGGTACGCGGCACGTCGGGTCGGACGGGTCGGGTTTGGTCAGGGTGAGCAGAACCATCACGGCCTGCGTCGCCCGCGCGGAGAGTTCCTGTTCGCCGGTAAACCGGGCCGCTTCTGCCAGGGCGAGGGCCGCCAGTGCCTGGCGGAAATCATTGTCACCAGCCAGCGGCATTCGCAGGGCCGGGTTCAACCCGTAGAGAAAGCGGCCGTTGGCCTGATTCATTCGATACAGCCAAGCCGCCCCGGCCCGCATCGAGTAAACGGCCTGCACGGTTTCCGGCGGGAATGTGGACAGGTCGTGGAATCTCGCGATCGGGGCCGCGGCCGTTTCCGCGACGCTCGCGGAAGGGACACTCGTCCCGGCCGCCGGGCTGACGGGCGGGGTCGGCCGCGGCAGGGCACCGGTCACGGAGGGCGGTAACGCGCGGGGTTCTTCCGGCACCGGGGGGACTTGCCCCCGGGCGAAGGCTGCGAACGACAATCCACCCAGAGTGGCGACCGAAACGGCAAATAGTTTGCGTGTAAGACGCATGCCCGAGCCTCCTTGCCCGCGGACCGCGATGACTTTCGCGCAGTTAAAAGTAATTTGGGCAGTTTTGCAAGACGAAGTTGAGACAGGCGTTCGGCGGAGCTGAGATCATGTGCCGGGTGTGAATTCGTCAGAATGATGAGGCTGGCAAAGGCACGTTACGATCGTGATCGGCACCAATCCCGGCGCGCAAAACGGAACCGCGTGCGACGGGCAGTTTGGCCCGGCACACGCGGCGACGACTTCCGCCCGCGGGCAGAATTTAGCCGACGATTTCCTTCACCCGAACCCGGACGTACGGCTGGGTGTGGCCGCGGAGCCGCTTGGACGCTTTGCGGCGGCGGAACTTCTGGGTGATGGTCTTTGTCCTGGGGAAGTCCACGACTTCCGCCACGATCTTGGCGCCGGCGACGAGCGGCTGTCCGATCGTGACCGCCCCGTCCTTGGAGACGAGGAGAACCTTAGTCAGTTCGAGAGTGGCGCCGACCTCGATTTCCCGGTGGTCGATGACAATCAGGGCACCGGCTTCGGCTCGGTACTGGCGGCTGCCGTCTTCAAAAATCGCGTACATGATCGACTCCACTTTGCGTGAAGCAAGTAATATAGCGGCCCTCGGAAGGTTGACCAGCGGCGAACAGAGAAAAACTGTGCCGCCACCGGTGCCTGGTCATGTGGACGGTTTTTGTGGGGTGACGTCTTGGGGCTCGGCCCCAAACCCCGCCGGAGGGGTTGGACCCCTCCGGACCTCCTCACTTGCTCCCGACCCGCGGACTCATCCCAGAGCGGATGAGTCCGCGGGTCGCTCACAGGGGTCTGGGTTGATTGCGGCAGGAAGACAACGACTCTTCGTTGATTCTAGAAATGGTCCCGCGAGCGATCCGTGGGGCGATCCGCTTTGGGATCGCCCCACGGATCGGGAGCCGAAGGGAGGTCCGGAGGGGTCCAACCCCTCCGGCGGGGTTTGGGGCCGAGCCCCAAGACGCCCTCCCTGGAATCCCCAGCCACACGACTGCCGACGACCGCTTCGATCGCTGGACAGAGGGCGAGTCCCTCGGGAAAAACTGCCGTCGTGGTTCGACGCCTCTCGACGCGAGGCCACTCAACTCCGCATTGACCCCACCGCGGCCCGAGGTTATGGGTCGCCGAAAAGGATCGGTGCGAACCGGTCGGGGCTCTGGGCTATGGGGGGTGCGCGGTGGCACGCTTATTCGCGCTGGCCGCGGGGCTCGCGGTCATGTCGGGGGTGACCGGGTGCGCGTCGACGTGGGACACGATCACGAGTAAATCGTTCCGCGAAAGCCTGAAGGACAAGCCGTACGGCACGATGTTCGGCAAACCGCCGGACCCGCTGGAAACCCTCCGGAATAGTCCGGAAGGGGAGGCCCGCGCCAAGGCGATGAAACTGATCAAGGAGCCGGCGGCCGAGAAACACTCTGCCGAGGAGCAGGACGAGGTGATGCAGATCCTGACCTCGGCGGCGACGACCGATCCGAGCCCGTGGGTGCGGATCGCGGCGATCGACGCGCTCGGTCGGTTCCACGACCCGCGGGCGGCCGACGTTCTCAAACAGGCGTATTTTAACGCGCCTGGCCGCCTGCCGGGCAACCTGGCCAAGCCCGAGGCCGAAAAGAGCCCGATTGTGCAAGCCGGCGCCCGCGAGCCCGGTCTCCTTGGGGACCGGCTCGGGCTAGGCGGCCCGCAGGGATTCACGGCCGACCAGGTGGCGACCGTCCGGGGCCGCGCGATCGATTCGATGGCCAAGACCGGCGGCCCGAAGTCGCTCGAATTCCTGGCGGGGATCGCGATCGGCAAAGACCACTTCATGAACGACGACGTCAACACCCAGGAATTCGTCCGCCAGCGCGCGGTCGACGGGATATCCCAAATGCGCACGAAAGAAGCGGTGGTCGTCCTGGCCAAGGTTCTGGCGGCGGAGAAGGACAAGGACATCACACTTACTGCGAAAGCCCACGAGGGCCTGGTTCAGTTGACGGGGAAGAATCTGCCCGCGGATCCGGAGAAATGGAACGGGGTCGTCCAGGCGGAATTTGAAATCGTCCCCGAGCCGAACGCCATCCAAAGAGCCATTGGGTTTACGACCCAGAAGTAACGGCAGTCGATCGAGTCAAGACCCGTCGCCGACGGGTCTTGGCATTTCTTGCTCGACCCGGTCACAATTCCAACACTCGGCTGGGTATACACGCCTCCTTGCCGCCCCCCGTGCCAGGGTCGTATGTCTTGCCGTGCCCGACCCAGCGGCTTCACGCCGGTGCGGGGCCACTCGTCGAACAGAGGCGCCGCCCGTGCAGTACATCAAGCCGTACACGTATTTCGTCAAGAAGCCCGGCGGCATGACCAACCTGATGTGGGGGTCGCTCGCACTGTTCAGCACGTCGTTCATCCCGCTCATCGGCCAACTCGTGCTGCTCGGGTACCAGTCGGAAATCGTCGACGATCTCGAGAACGACCCGGATATCGCTGACTACCCGGACTTCGACACCAGCAGGTTCGTCCCGTACCTGACCCGGAGTGTCTGGCCGCTGGTGGCACAGTTGATCGTTGGCGTAGTTTTGTTGGGCCTGATTTTTATTTCTTTCGTGGTGGGAGTGGGAGCCTGGTTTCTGACAAAAGAACCCCTGGTCGGAGTGCTCGTGGGTCTCGTGCTGGTGTGCCCGCTGACGATTTTCGGGACGATGTTGTCCTGGCCGATGATGTTACACGCTCAGTTGAGCCAGCAGTTCCAGTTCGGTTTGTCCCTGCGGTTCACCAACGAGTTCGTCCGCAAAGTCGGCGGTCAGATGTTCGTTACGGTGATCGTCCACATCGTGATCGCCATGGCGATCACGATGGTCGGGATGTTGTTTTTCTGCGTCGGCATGTACCCCGCGACCGTAATCGGGCTTATGGCACAAGAACATTACATGGTTCAGCTCTACCGCCTTTA is drawn from Fimbriiglobus ruber and contains these coding sequences:
- a CDS encoding 3-oxoacyl-ACP synthase III family protein, which codes for MTSERPLPRPKCRSLMGVRVIGSGKYVPDAVVSNDHLHARLGFDSDWIVKRTGILERRHALPHQATSDLCVEAANDCFAKTGLTAKDCDLLVLGTFTPDMSFPSTACLVQHRLGLVGPAIEVEAACAGFMYALITAAAYVVSGASDRALVIGGDTNSRVLNPDDIKTYPLFGDGAGAVIIERGRPDQGILAYSMGADGSGGPLLQREAGGSRLPPAPEHLAQGKHFMFMDGRAVFRWAVDILCDTIQDTLGAAKLTPGDIDLYVAHQANIRIINAAIDVLHIPRSKVFNNLEKYGNTSAGSIPIALDEALAEGRLRESQLAVLSGFGAGLAWGTAVMRW
- a CDS encoding RtcB family protein → MGKGSFTGPLEKVSSCCYRIPKSYRADMRVDGLIFANEKLIEAIRNDQAPDQVANVATLPGIQGASLAMPDIHWGYGFCIGGVCATDPADGGVISPGGVGYDINCGVRLLKTNLFLDDVKPHVRELVKSLFHAIPSGVGKSGKYKFDPKETRRLMGEGPRFVVDRDLGVPRDLAHTEADGRIDGGDPDEVSDHAVKRGAEQCGTLGSGNHFLEVQVVDAVLDADVAAVFGLELNQVCVMIHSGSRGLGYQVCDDALAAFRNVPGKYGINLPDRQLACAPVDSAEGRKYIAAMRAAANFGFTNRQLLMHQAREVFADVFGRSWEDLGMELLYDVAHNIAKLEEHTVDGKKKKVWVHRKGATRAFPAGHPEVPAAFRAVGQPVIIPGDMGRASWVLVGAPGSMEKTFGTTCHGAGRAMSRTAAVKDAAGRRIDKELESRGVIAMASSRLGLAEEQPRAYKNVDDVVDVVHEANLSRKVARMRPIGVIKG
- a CDS encoding DUF4013 domain-containing protein produces the protein MQYIKPYTYFVKKPGGMTNLMWGSLALFSTSFIPLIGQLVLLGYQSEIVDDLENDPDIADYPDFDTSRFVPYLTRSVWPLVAQLIVGVVLLGLIFISFVVGVGAWFLTKEPLVGVLVGLVLVCPLTIFGTMLSWPMMLHAQLSQQFQFGLSLRFTNEFVRKVGGQMFVTVIVHIVIAMAITMVGMLFFCVGMYPATVIGLMAQEHYMVQLYRLYLDQGGEPIGGPAETLMQDEEY
- a CDS encoding archease, whose amino-acid sequence is MHELFEHTADLGLRAHATDLDTLFAEMAECLFSAIVEEASSVQPAVEQTVELTGTDREYLLFDFLRELLYRFDSGHLLFSRFEVRVRDDGLTATVRGEPLDPARHVLSHEVKAITYHELKVEQTPDGWLAEVIVDI
- a CDS encoding TIGR02996 domain-containing protein — protein: MPHSDPTADAFMRRILANPPDPVPRLVFADWLEESGASPNLAWARYIRLADELAAAPADDPRRPKMTQDLERVGSLVRARLTFRAEMFVAYPEAMLQLMPPRSMRVKVESVLVPRSLLDLVPHSLALYRNVLPLALVGRALVVALSEMNTQEATQMLTLVLNRDIVPFCAPERTIRSAVERNYGALEFDDFPPLTFESPARAAYPLALAPSPADPIDAAAPGVRFLNLLITEAINTGAEAVDLEPSADFVRVWFNRRGERTEHDPVHSRWLIPICTRIRVVAGLPLRAEEVSQVGVMPFTHRGLRYDLPVRLTSTPDGPFVRITITPAPENPPVALSQAA
- a CDS encoding HEAT repeat domain-containing protein, whose product is MARLFALAAGLAVMSGVTGCASTWDTITSKSFRESLKDKPYGTMFGKPPDPLETLRNSPEGEARAKAMKLIKEPAAEKHSAEEQDEVMQILTSAATTDPSPWVRIAAIDALGRFHDPRAADVLKQAYFNAPGRLPGNLAKPEAEKSPIVQAGAREPGLLGDRLGLGGPQGFTADQVATVRGRAIDSMAKTGGPKSLEFLAGIAIGKDHFMNDDVNTQEFVRQRAVDGISQMRTKEAVVVLAKVLAAEKDKDITLTAKAHEGLVQLTGKNLPADPEKWNGVVQAEFEIVPEPNAIQRAIGFTTQK
- the rplU gene encoding 50S ribosomal protein L21, with protein sequence MYAIFEDGSRQYRAEAGALIVIDHREIEVGATLELTKVLLVSKDGAVTIGQPLVAGAKIVAEVVDFPRTKTITQKFRRRKASKRLRGHTQPYVRVRVKEIVG